One segment of Trypanosoma brucei brucei TREU927 chromosome 8, complete sequence DNA contains the following:
- a CDS encoding pitrilysin-like metalloprotease: MIRRCAVPLCAASAMPRGGHPLLKLKNAHGFTHKSTRRFDELNITAYEWQHDSTGALYYHLDTNDRNCTFCIGFRTPAKDNKGISHVLEHTTLCGSKKYPVRDPFFMMLKRSLNNFMNAMTGADYTLYPFATTNARDFCNLLDVYLDAVFHPLLRLEDFKQEGHRVEVEEDDSAKRRLVYNGVVFNEMRGVVSEPSQHYAHSLMKTMLPNTHYEHISGGYPPEVLKLTYEELVAFHKRHYHPTNSITITYGEQNPGSWMATLNEYFSSFERGEVVAVFGLAEKNRFAEPKRVTMEGPLNPMGNPQCQKRVSVSFGVQKEDKNMKDIVELSVLDILLSSGPSSPIYQALIESQIGSRYAPMNGYSSYLASPLVSYGVEGVDEARANSDEEVLSAVITALERVSKEGFEQRRVQSVIFQEELQQRHRAADYGVNLCTGLCAMGLCRAENNPLDFIDWLPHLRQLEAEQAKSLLPRISRNLLNNPHRALVSVSAKKDFLDSLRDTITHMEEKLNDGATDAQKDEIKKETEKWLERVRAPQNGDILPTLKVGDIPCQSFQEPLPQPKADGQNTSLLRAPPPLKPPVGVYTIGYPTNGLVYVHGLAPFSAATVLLLEKAENDALAGIPLSHSLLGSLGAGKYTFKELSIATDLVCGGFSFSPQLNQSYCNKSEYITGTAYGFYTTKEKLHDALELLKMTLLEPHTSVEDDGVRGRTLSVAKARCSGVIQRLQHEGNRVATSLAVSHLTRCGAVRESWHGLAQSSYASEMLEKLQSSNEGISHSAVATILEHHSCFVQSFAANLCRGVLWATCEEQHRCEVENMLASFLSGFPKGEDTSSCACLPSLGRIAREDVVELCRSLPIDTSYAAIAIANDLDWTHKQQAPLRVACQLLANEYLHRRVREEGGAYGSGVKATLGAEVGGVTMSSYRDPTPEATVRVFKEAGDWLSEASNVTQLRVDESKLRLFAGIDAPYAADSFGESYFLHGIRPEQKQEMRDALLSVEPKDVVEVARYFDVGKNHGAVVGILRPEERKE, encoded by the coding sequence ATGATTCGACGTTGTGCTGTTCCGCTTTGTGCTGCGAGCGCCATGCCGCGCGGTGGGCACCCTCTCCTGAAGTTGAAGAACGCCCATGGTTTCACGCATAAGTCGACGCGCAGGTTTGACGAGCTCAATATTACGGCTTACGAATGGCAACACGACTCTACCGGGGCCCTTTACTATCACCTCGATACTAACGATCGCAATTGCACCTTCTGCATCGGCTTCCGCACCCCGGCCAAAGATAATAAAGGCATTTCACACGTGTTGGAGCATACCACGCTCTGTGGAAGCAAGAAGTATCCCGTTAGGGACCCTTTCTTTATGATGCTAAAGCGATCCTTAAACAACTTTATGAATGCGATGACAGGGGCTGATTACACGTTGTACCCCTTTGCCACAACAAATGCACGAGATTTTTGTAACCTTCTTGATGTTTACCTGGACGCGGTGTTCCACCCATTGTTGCGCCTCGAAGACTTCAAGCAGGAGGGACACCgtgtggaggtggaggaagatGATTCGGCGAAAAGGCGACTCGTGTATAATGGGGTCGTCTTCAACGAGATGCGTGGCGTTGTCTCGGAGCCCTCCCAGCACTACGCCCACTCACTCATGAAGACTATGCTCCCCAACACTCATTACGAACATATATCTGGTGGTTATCCGCCGGAGGTGCTGAAGCTCACATACGAGGAGCTGGTGGCTTTCCATAAGAGGCACTACCACCCTACCAACAGCATTACCATTACCTACGGTGAGCAGAACCCTGGGAGTTGGATGGCCACCCTAAATGAGTACTTCTCATCGTTTGAAAGGGGCGAGgtcgttgctgtttttgGTTTGGCAGAGAAGAACCGCTTCGCAGAGCCAAAGAGAGTGACCATGGAGGGACCACTTAATCCTATGGGGAACCCGCAGTGCCAAAAGCGTGTGTCTGTTTCCTTTGGGGTCCAGAAGGAGGATAAAAACATGAAGGATATTGTGGAGCTTAGTGTTTTAGATATACTTTTGTCCAGTGGCCCCAGTTCCCCTATTTACCAGGCTCTGATCGAATCACAGATTGGCAGCCGCTACGCTCCTATGAATGGCTACAGTAGTTATTTGGCGTCTCCACTCGTTTCTTACGGGGTCGAAGGAGTCGACGAAGCTCGTGCCAACTCAGACGAAGAGGTACTTAGCGCTGTGATTACAGCGTTGGAGAGGGTATCCAAGGAGGGATTTGAGCAACGGCGCGTACAATCGGTCATTTTTCAGGAGGAACTTCAACAACGGCATCGAGCGGCAGATTACGGCGTTAACCTTTGTACGGGTCTCTGTGCCATGGGGCTATGTCGAGCGGAGAACAACCCTTTGGACTTTATCGATTGGTTGCCGCATCTGCGGCAACTGGAGGCTGAACAGGCCAAGTCGCTTTTGCCACGCATTTCGCGGAATCTCCTCAACAACCCCCATCGTGCGCTGGTGTCGGTGTCTGCTAAGAAGGATTTCCTAGATTCCCTTCGCGATACGATCACCCatatggaagagaaacttAATGATGGAGCAACGGATGCCCAAAAAgacgaaataaaaaaggaaacagagaAATGGCTCGAGCGTGTGCGGGCACCGCAGAACGGTGACATTTTACCGACTCTGAAGGTAGGTGACATCCCCTGTCAATCCTTTCAGGAGCCACTGCCACAACCAAAGGCTGATGGGCAGAATACTTCTCTGTTAcgcgctcctcctcctctgaaACCACCAGTGGGGGTGTACACGATTGGGTACCCAACAAATGGCTTGGTGTATGTGCACGGTCTGGCACCTTTTAGTGCGGCTACGGTGTTGCTTCTTGAGAAGGCAGAGAATGATGCACTTGCGGGTATACCCCTTTCCCATTCCCTGCTAGGAAGTCTCGGAGCAGGAAAATACACGTTTAAAGAACTTTCCATTGCTACCGACCTCGTCTGCGGCGGATTCTCTTTCTCCCCGCAACTCAATCAGTCATATTGCAACAAGTCAGAGTACATTACTGGAACCGCTTACGGCTTTTACACGACTAAAGAGAAACTACACGATGCGCTGGAACTACTCAAAATGACACTTCTGGAGCCACACACCTCCGTTGAGGATGATGGGGTGCGTGGCCGTACCCTCTCGGTGGCGAAGGCCCGTTGTTCGGGTGTGATTCAGCGGCTACAACATGAGGGCAACCGTGTGGCCACCTCCCTCGCGGTGTCGCACTTGACTCGCTGTGGCGCTGTGAGAGAGTCATGGCATGGTTTGGCCCAGTCAAGTTACGCCTCAGAGATGCTTGAGAAACTTCAAAGCAGCAACGAGGGCATCTCCCACTCAGCAGTTGCAACGATACTTGAACACCATTCATGCTTTGTGCAGTCGTTTGCCGCAAACCTCTGTCGCGGCGTGTTGTGGGCAACATGTGAGGAGCAGCACCGGTGTGAAGTGGAGAACATGCTTGCTTCATTTCTAAGCGGCTTCCCAAAAGGAGAAGATACGTCTTCGTGTGCATGTCTCCCCTCCTTGGGGCGCATAGCACGCGAAGACGTTGTTGAACTGTGCAGGAGTTTACCTATCGACACCTCTTATGCCGCCATCGCTATAGCGAACGACCTGGACTGGACCCATAAACAGCAAGCGCCGCTGCGGGTTGCATGCCAGTTGCTCGCCAACGAATATTTGCACCGTCGTGTTCGTGAGGAAGGGGGAGCCTATGGGTCAGGGGTTAAGGCCACATTAGGTGCAGAGGTGGGTGGTGTTACCATGTCTAGCTACCGTGACCCCACACCCGAAGCGACGGTTCGTGTATTCAAAGAGGCAGGGGATTGGCTGAGTGAGGCAAGCAATGTTACCCAGCTGCGGGTGGACGAGTCAAAGCTCCGGCTTTTTGCGGGGATTGACGCGCCCTATGCCGCAGACAGTTTTGGTGAGtcatatttccttcacggaATCCGACCGGAGCAGAAGCAAGAAATGCGTGACGCTCTCCTAAGCGTTGAGCCAAAAGATGTAGTTGAGGTCGCCCGATACTTCGACGTCGGTAAAAATCATGGGGCGGTTGTTGGCATCCTGCGCCCCGAGGAGCGGAAAGAGTAG